Proteins encoded in a region of the Nonomuraea helvata genome:
- a CDS encoding helix-turn-helix transcriptional regulator produces the protein MNREENYPHIADADPEASLSRPGWRGRDREWRPVAALLRAIETGRGAMVLVEGGSGMGKTQLLHKATEAAARADIAVAHGAADELGRLAPLAPLATAFDEPALTSLGPTSPPGVPCAEAADLRLSLVERLRALLEERVGQGPMLITLDDLHWADPTTHLLLRSLLPELASYPLGWILARTSGIGDPGVEGLYELLEREGADRVVLGPLDDLAVAEIAADAFGAPPGPDILRMAAEAKGNPFLLVELLRMCKLDGAVEIAAGSARLTSTARLQVSARSPLVSLSASTRQLLQVAGILGRSFSVDDLAEMLGEPVDGLLPGLAEAVRAGIIVPAVDRLTFRHDLLWQAVTDMISDPVRTALQRQAGCMLLQRGAVVPAAAHFMRCARVGDTRALDGLDRAARAVLPYSPPSAVDLAVRALELTDPAASDLLVRTGTAVEALTAAGRLAEAIECARMALRRAPPGPWTDRMRCELTSILLQSGRAAEAVAEAEDLLAQPDLDDELRGITELAVFHGLLGLHDFGRGRVRANAVLADRAGHKDTALVGALLLSAHIAWEEARAADAFRDVHEAIRIASTGSVAARRAHPRLFLVSCLFGVGRHVEAERVIRAAAADFDAYGPTSHIASPAFFRACLSLATGRPDDAAAEAQAGLEAADEVGAYAYALLGLAVLAIVELRRGNVEAAAQHIERIEAKQRAAHGPMYGSMWSAWAGALVGEAQRGPERAMEALDSCYADIRKRRWMLMLEPNAAAWMTRTALAAGRRSAAANTVETARQIAHDNPGFPALAAAAAHAHGILQGDATALAQATAHYGDPWGAASAAEDLGALLIVGAADGVSSGDRKAAVARFDEAADGYLKIGALRDAARARARLRDLGVRRRHWTYADRPGTGWDSLTDTERNVATLVAQGLTNRQVATQMFLSPHTVSFHLRQVFRKLGITSRVELARNAAEQSPQEPAANTGPHD, from the coding sequence GTGAATCGGGAGGAAAACTACCCACATATCGCGGACGCGGACCCCGAGGCATCGTTGTCCAGGCCCGGCTGGCGTGGCCGGGACCGTGAATGGCGCCCCGTCGCCGCTCTCCTGCGGGCCATCGAGACCGGCCGGGGCGCCATGGTGCTGGTCGAGGGCGGGTCGGGGATGGGCAAGACCCAGCTGCTCCACAAGGCCACCGAGGCCGCCGCGCGGGCCGACATCGCGGTCGCCCACGGCGCGGCCGACGAACTCGGGCGCCTGGCACCCCTGGCACCGCTGGCGACGGCGTTCGACGAGCCGGCGCTCACGTCGCTGGGCCCCACATCACCACCGGGGGTGCCGTGCGCCGAGGCGGCCGATCTTCGACTGTCGCTGGTGGAGCGGCTACGCGCCCTTCTGGAGGAACGGGTCGGGCAGGGCCCGATGTTGATCACTCTGGACGACCTGCACTGGGCCGATCCGACCACCCACCTGCTGCTCCGGTCACTGCTGCCCGAACTCGCCTCGTATCCGTTGGGGTGGATCCTGGCCCGCACCAGCGGGATCGGCGACCCCGGCGTGGAGGGGCTGTACGAACTGCTGGAGCGGGAGGGCGCCGACCGGGTCGTCCTCGGGCCGCTGGACGACCTGGCGGTGGCCGAGATCGCCGCCGACGCCTTCGGCGCGCCGCCCGGGCCGGACATCCTGCGGATGGCGGCAGAAGCGAAGGGTAACCCGTTCCTGCTCGTCGAGCTGCTGAGAATGTGCAAGCTCGATGGCGCGGTCGAGATCGCTGCGGGCAGCGCCCGGCTGACCTCGACGGCGCGCCTTCAGGTGAGCGCGCGAAGCCCTCTGGTGAGCCTGTCGGCGTCGACTCGGCAACTGCTCCAGGTGGCCGGGATCCTGGGCCGCTCGTTCTCCGTGGACGATCTCGCCGAGATGCTCGGCGAGCCGGTCGACGGACTGCTGCCGGGGCTCGCCGAGGCGGTCCGCGCGGGAATCATCGTGCCCGCGGTGGACCGGCTGACGTTCCGGCACGATCTCCTGTGGCAGGCCGTAACGGACATGATCTCCGATCCCGTGCGCACGGCACTGCAGCGACAGGCCGGATGCATGCTGCTGCAACGCGGCGCGGTCGTGCCCGCCGCCGCGCACTTCATGCGCTGCGCCAGGGTCGGCGACACGCGGGCTCTCGACGGGCTGGACCGGGCGGCACGTGCGGTGCTGCCCTACTCGCCGCCGTCGGCGGTGGATCTCGCCGTCCGGGCACTCGAGCTCACCGACCCGGCAGCTTCCGATCTCCTCGTCCGTACGGGGACGGCGGTGGAGGCGCTGACGGCCGCGGGACGGCTCGCCGAAGCGATCGAATGCGCGCGGATGGCACTGCGGCGAGCGCCGCCCGGACCGTGGACCGATCGCATGCGCTGTGAACTGACGTCCATCCTGCTGCAGAGCGGCCGCGCGGCCGAGGCCGTGGCCGAGGCCGAGGACCTGCTCGCGCAGCCCGATCTCGACGACGAGCTGCGCGGCATCACCGAGCTCGCGGTATTCCACGGCCTGCTGGGACTGCACGACTTCGGGCGCGGACGGGTGCGGGCGAACGCCGTACTCGCCGACCGAGCAGGGCACAAGGACACCGCGCTGGTCGGGGCGCTGCTGCTCAGCGCGCACATCGCCTGGGAGGAGGCACGCGCGGCCGACGCGTTCCGGGACGTCCACGAGGCCATCCGCATCGCGAGCACCGGATCCGTCGCCGCCCGGCGTGCCCACCCACGACTGTTCCTGGTCTCCTGCCTCTTCGGGGTGGGACGGCATGTGGAGGCCGAAAGGGTCATCCGCGCTGCCGCCGCGGATTTCGACGCCTATGGGCCGACCAGTCACATCGCCAGCCCGGCGTTCTTCAGAGCCTGCCTGTCGCTGGCCACCGGCCGCCCCGACGATGCCGCCGCAGAGGCCCAGGCGGGGTTGGAGGCCGCCGATGAGGTGGGCGCGTACGCGTACGCCTTGCTCGGGTTGGCCGTCCTGGCCATCGTCGAGTTGCGCCGCGGCAACGTGGAGGCGGCAGCGCAGCACATAGAGCGCATCGAGGCCAAGCAGCGGGCGGCGCACGGCCCCATGTACGGGTCCATGTGGAGCGCCTGGGCCGGCGCGCTGGTCGGTGAGGCCCAGCGCGGCCCGGAGCGGGCGATGGAAGCGCTCGACAGCTGCTACGCGGACATCAGGAAGCGGCGTTGGATGCTCATGCTCGAACCGAACGCCGCGGCCTGGATGACCCGTACCGCCCTGGCCGCCGGGCGCCGCTCGGCCGCCGCGAACACCGTGGAGACGGCCCGGCAGATCGCGCACGACAACCCCGGATTCCCCGCTCTGGCCGCCGCGGCCGCCCACGCGCACGGCATCCTCCAAGGGGACGCCACCGCGCTGGCCCAGGCCACGGCACACTACGGCGACCCGTGGGGCGCCGCCTCCGCGGCGGAGGACCTGGGAGCCCTGCTGATCGTCGGCGCTGCGGACGGGGTCTCCAGCGGCGACAGAAAGGCCGCCGTCGCCAGGTTCGACGAGGCAGCCGACGGCTACCTGAAGATCGGCGCACTGCGGGACGCGGCCCGGGCACGTGCCCGGCTGCGAGACCTGGGCGTACGCCGCCGCCACTGGACCTACGCGGACCGGCCCGGCACCGGATGGGACAGCCTCACCGACACCGAACGCAATGTCGCGACCCTCGTCGCCCAGGGACTCACCAATCGTCAGGTGGCCACCCAGATGTTCCTGTCCCCCCACACGGTCTCGTTCCACCTGCGCCAGGTCTTCCGCAAACTCGGCATCACCTCTCGGGTGGAACTGGCCCGCAACGCCGCCGAACAATCGCCTCAGGAGCCGGCGGCGAACACCGGCCCCCACGACTGA
- a CDS encoding phosphotransferase, translating to MTDDCSEVFRRFGIEPQDSIYRYAPVFRGVIGGAAVAVKRTHSPEAMGRWVRHLAASGVPVVTPLAGPHRIGGYDWVAYPWIDGRTYDGSPADIRAAGDLLGRLHAVGDAEGSIGLPGFEWPDHDQESVEEDVTGLDKVLKVYRPDLREEVLGRFEPLLRSFMATTLPAIRDADLPVADVTMDFKAVNLVYDQAGPVLVDPDNGERAPRLLDLALAVLLFHNDLPGRPGRLFDEVEWAAFRDACLGHVRLTVRERELWPTALTYMLLEWGVWTAVNGGEVGDWDDPRQAAFLADLLTVDITRYPW from the coding sequence GTGACGGACGACTGCTCCGAGGTGTTCCGGCGGTTCGGGATCGAGCCGCAGGACTCGATATACCGCTACGCACCCGTATTCCGCGGTGTGATCGGCGGAGCGGCCGTCGCCGTCAAGCGCACCCACTCGCCCGAGGCCATGGGCAGGTGGGTGCGACACCTTGCGGCCTCCGGGGTGCCGGTGGTGACGCCGCTGGCCGGGCCACATCGGATCGGCGGGTACGACTGGGTCGCCTATCCGTGGATCGACGGGCGCACCTACGACGGCTCGCCGGCGGACATACGCGCCGCCGGCGACCTGCTGGGGCGCCTGCATGCAGTCGGTGACGCCGAAGGCTCAATCGGTCTGCCCGGCTTCGAGTGGCCTGATCACGACCAGGAGTCGGTCGAGGAGGACGTGACGGGCCTCGACAAGGTACTCAAGGTCTACAGGCCGGACCTGCGCGAGGAGGTGCTCGGTCGGTTCGAGCCGCTGCTGCGGTCGTTCATGGCGACCACGCTGCCGGCCATCCGCGACGCCGACCTGCCGGTGGCTGACGTGACCATGGACTTCAAGGCCGTCAACCTCGTGTACGACCAGGCCGGACCCGTACTGGTCGACCCCGACAACGGGGAACGGGCGCCGAGGCTGCTCGACCTGGCCCTGGCCGTGCTGCTGTTCCACAACGACCTGCCAGGTCGTCCGGGGCGGCTGTTCGACGAGGTGGAATGGGCCGCCTTCCGCGATGCCTGCCTCGGGCACGTGCGGTTGACGGTGCGAGAGCGGGAGCTGTGGCCGACCGCTCTCACGTACATGCTGCTGGAGTGGGGAGTGTGGACGGCCGTCAACGGGGGCGAGGTCGGCGACTGGGACGATCCGCGGCAAGCGGCCTTCCTCGCGGATCTCCTCACCGTGGACATCACGCGTTATCCGTGGTAA
- a CDS encoding dihydrofolate reductase family protein → MRSITVTMNISLDGVVQGLGHPDEDTRGGFTHGGWGTWHQDEVLAQEMAKGMSRTGDMLLGRRTWQDFITAWAHREDGNPYTTRLNAVTKYVASASLDDVSAWQNSVLLRGDATRTVADLKAQDGNDLGIVGSAALVRSLHAAGLIDHYTLVVHPLTLGSGTRMFEGPAPLTQYRLTSSVTTTKGVIIARYDRC, encoded by the coding sequence GTGCGCTCGATCACCGTCACCATGAACATCAGCCTGGATGGCGTCGTGCAGGGCCTGGGTCATCCTGATGAGGACACCCGCGGAGGCTTCACGCACGGTGGCTGGGGGACCTGGCACCAGGACGAGGTCTTGGCTCAGGAGATGGCCAAGGGCATGAGCCGTACCGGCGACATGCTGCTCGGCCGCCGCACCTGGCAGGACTTCATCACCGCGTGGGCGCACCGCGAGGACGGCAACCCGTACACCACCCGTTTGAACGCCGTCACCAAGTACGTCGCCTCAGCCTCGCTCGACGACGTGAGTGCCTGGCAGAACTCGGTGCTGCTGCGTGGCGACGCGACGCGGACGGTCGCAGACCTGAAGGCGCAGGACGGCAACGACCTGGGCATCGTCGGCAGCGCAGCACTGGTGCGCAGCCTGCACGCGGCCGGTCTGATCGACCATTACACGTTGGTGGTGCACCCGCTCACCCTGGGCTCGGGCACACGGATGTTCGAGGGACCGGCGCCGTTGACCCAGTACCGCCTCACCAGCAGTGTCACGACCACGAAGGGCGTCATCATCGCCCGTTACGACCGCTGCTGA
- a CDS encoding type II toxin-antitoxin system VapC family toxin codes for MIYLDSAAVVKLVHAEAESQALRDWLDERAETGWTSSVLLEIESSRALARYAPEAVARHHLVLDLIELVELDAGIRILAQTVKPVTVRGLDAIHLATALRIRSRLTSFVTYDKRLADAAQTAGLTINMPV; via the coding sequence ATGATCTATCTCGACTCGGCCGCCGTCGTGAAACTCGTCCACGCCGAGGCCGAGTCGCAGGCATTGCGCGACTGGCTCGACGAACGGGCAGAGACCGGATGGACGAGTTCGGTTTTGCTGGAGATCGAGTCTTCACGGGCCCTGGCACGCTACGCCCCAGAAGCCGTCGCCCGACATCACCTGGTCCTCGACCTGATCGAGCTGGTGGAACTGGACGCCGGCATTCGCATCCTGGCCCAGACTGTGAAACCCGTGACCGTACGTGGCCTGGACGCTATCCATCTGGCAACTGCTCTCCGCATCCGCTCCCGGCTCACTTCATTTGTCACGTACGACAAACGACTGGCCGATGCTGCCCAGACAGCCGGACTGACCATCAACATGCCTGTCTGA
- a CDS encoding HAMP domain-containing protein, protein MSVQRATVSSHAIHSVELRPLLAAMEALRDGDFRVRLPTDHDGMPAELAAVFNQIADRNLHFADELSRVRREVVRHGRLDERLSASPGQGAWAATVGAANSLVDVLVVPTANATRVLEAVAGGDLTQRVDLHDDSRPLCGSLRRLGETVNQMVDELSLFTGEVTRVAREVGAEGRLGGRAKVNGLSGSWRDVTEAVNTMAGRLTAQVRDIALVTTAVARGDLTRSVTVEATGELLELKLTVNTMVDQLSAFADEVTRVAREVGTEGQLGGQAQVRGVSGVWKDLTDNVNFMALNLTTQVRNIAEVTTSVANGDLSKQITVDAQGEILQLKNTVNTMVDQLSAFADEVTRVAREVGTDGRLGGRAHVRGVSGVWKDLTDNVNFMADNLTSQVRNIAQVATAVAQGDLGKKIDVDARGEILELKSTINTMVDTLSSFSSEVTRVAREVGTEGNLGGQAQVRGVSGVWKDLTDNVNELALNLTTQVRNIAEVTTSVANGDLSKQITVDAQGEILQLKNTVNTMVDQLSAFADEVTRVAREVGTDGRLGGRARVRGVSGVWKDLTDNVNFMADNLTSQVRNIAQVATAVAQGDLGKKIDVDARGEILELKSTINTMVDTLSSFSSEVTRVAREVGTEGNLGGQAQVRGVSGVWKDLTDNVNELALNLTTQVRAIAEVTSAVTQGDMDRLITVETRGEVSELKDNINQMVSNLRETTRAKDWLESNLTRLAGLMQGHRDLTEVADLVLRELTPLVNAQYGAFFLADTDCEGGPGRGLAYIAGYGSQGRTVDTTGMPGHGLVQQAVREKKRILVADAPPDYITIRSGLGEGTPTSVVIIPIPFEDKVLGVIELASFSRFSDVHLAFFDQFVDTIGVAINTIIANSRTEALLSESQRLTTQLQDRSKELQRQQAELQRSNEQLAEKAALLSSASQYKSEFLANMSHELRSPLSSLLIYARLLSDNAEGRLSAEEEQFAHNIYWSGSDLLQLINDILDLSKVEAGRMDIRPKYLPLARLLDYVNTTFRPIATEHGLDFDIEVSEDAPHDLYSDGQRLQQILRNLLSNAFKFTSEGHVKLRLERGADIDDESLGSAEDVIAFTVEDTGIGIPPEKLTTIFEAFEQVHGPGGHTSGTGLGLSISRELAGLLGGKIVVESGLGRGSKFTLYVPVVPPLRDDLGEQPPDQTEAATFAPTQTKPVPEELTPDRTALPDRTDERQSGPATDVLSGAEVLIVDDDVRLVTALTHVLGRAGMSVLHASNGEEGIEALARHPQVSLVLMDIMMPVMDGYEAMRTIRSDPRHADLPIIALTAKVIAGERERAIAAGANEYVHKPADVNLLLSVARDLLDTDGTER, encoded by the coding sequence ATGAGTGTCCAACGCGCCACGGTTTCTTCCCATGCGATTCATTCGGTCGAGTTGCGCCCGCTGCTGGCGGCGATGGAGGCCCTGCGCGACGGGGACTTCCGCGTCAGGTTGCCGACGGACCACGATGGCATGCCTGCCGAGCTCGCCGCCGTCTTCAACCAGATCGCCGACCGCAATCTGCACTTCGCGGACGAGCTGAGCCGGGTACGCCGCGAGGTCGTACGTCACGGCCGGCTCGACGAGCGACTGTCCGCCAGCCCCGGCCAGGGCGCCTGGGCGGCGACCGTCGGTGCGGCCAACTCTCTTGTCGACGTGCTGGTCGTTCCGACCGCCAACGCGACGCGCGTTCTCGAGGCGGTCGCGGGGGGAGACCTGACCCAGCGGGTGGACCTGCACGACGACAGCCGGCCGCTCTGCGGCAGCCTGCGCCGACTCGGGGAGACGGTCAACCAGATGGTCGACGAGCTGTCACTGTTCACGGGCGAGGTCACCCGGGTGGCCCGCGAGGTCGGCGCGGAAGGACGCCTCGGCGGGCGCGCCAAGGTGAACGGGCTGTCCGGCAGCTGGCGGGACGTGACGGAGGCCGTCAACACGATGGCCGGCAGGCTCACCGCCCAGGTGCGCGACATCGCCCTGGTGACGACGGCCGTGGCCCGTGGCGATCTGACGCGGTCGGTGACCGTGGAGGCAACGGGTGAGCTGCTGGAGCTGAAGCTCACCGTCAACACGATGGTCGATCAGCTGTCGGCCTTCGCCGACGAGGTCACCCGCGTGGCGCGCGAGGTCGGCACGGAAGGACAGCTGGGCGGTCAGGCGCAGGTCCGCGGCGTGTCCGGGGTGTGGAAGGACCTCACCGACAACGTCAACTTCATGGCCCTGAATCTCACCACCCAGGTGCGCAACATCGCTGAGGTGACCACGTCCGTGGCCAACGGCGACTTGTCCAAGCAGATCACCGTCGATGCTCAGGGTGAGATTCTGCAGTTGAAGAACACCGTGAACACGATGGTCGATCAGCTGTCGGCGTTCGCCGACGAGGTGACCCGGGTGGCGCGTGAGGTCGGCACGGACGGACGGCTTGGCGGGCGGGCGCATGTCCGTGGTGTGTCCGGGGTGTGGAAGGACCTCACCGACAACGTCAACTTCATGGCGGACAACCTCACTTCCCAGGTCCGTAATATCGCTCAGGTCGCCACGGCCGTCGCCCAGGGGGATCTGGGCAAGAAGATCGACGTTGACGCGCGCGGGGAGATCCTGGAGCTGAAGTCGACGATCAACACGATGGTGGACACGTTGTCGTCGTTCTCCTCCGAGGTGACGCGCGTGGCGCGCGAGGTCGGCACCGAGGGCAACCTGGGCGGTCAGGCGCAGGTCCGCGGCGTGTCCGGGGTGTGGAAGGACCTCACCGACAACGTCAACGAACTCGCCCTCAACCTCACCACCCAGGTGCGCAACATCGCTGAGGTGACCACGTCCGTGGCCAACGGCGACTTGTCCAAGCAGATCACCGTCGATGCTCAGGGTGAGATTCTGCAGTTGAAGAACACCGTGAACACGATGGTCGATCAGCTGTCGGCGTTCGCCGACGAGGTGACCCGGGTGGCGCGTGAGGTCGGCACGGACGGGCGGCTTGGCGGGCGGGCGCGTGTCCGTGGTGTGTCGGGGGTGTGGAAGGACCTCACCGACAACGTCAACTTCATGGCGGACAACCTCACTTCCCAGGTCCGTAATATCGCTCAGGTCGCCACGGCCGTCGCCCAGGGGGATCTGGGCAAGAAGATCGACGTTGACGCGCGCGGGGAGATCCTGGAGCTGAAGTCGACGATCAACACGATGGTGGACACGTTGTCGTCGTTCTCCTCCGAGGTGACGCGCGTGGCGCGCGAGGTCGGCACCGAGGGCAACCTGGGCGGTCAGGCGCAGGTCCGCGGCGTGTCCGGGGTGTGGAAGGACCTCACCGACAACGTCAACGAACTCGCTCTCAACCTCACCACCCAGGTCCGCGCCATCGCCGAGGTGACCTCAGCCGTCACGCAGGGTGACATGGACCGCCTCATCACCGTTGAGACCCGGGGCGAGGTCTCCGAGCTGAAGGACAACATCAACCAGATGGTCTCCAACTTGCGGGAGACCACCCGAGCCAAGGACTGGCTCGAGTCCAACCTCACCCGCCTGGCCGGGCTGATGCAGGGCCACCGCGACCTCACCGAGGTCGCCGACCTGGTGCTGCGCGAGCTCACCCCGCTGGTCAACGCGCAGTACGGCGCGTTCTTCCTGGCCGACACGGACTGCGAGGGCGGACCCGGGAGGGGGCTCGCCTACATCGCCGGTTACGGCTCGCAGGGGCGAACCGTCGACACCACCGGAATGCCAGGTCACGGCCTCGTGCAGCAGGCCGTCCGGGAGAAGAAGCGCATCCTGGTGGCGGATGCCCCGCCCGACTACATCACGATCCGCTCGGGCCTCGGGGAGGGCACGCCGACGAGCGTCGTCATCATCCCGATCCCCTTCGAGGACAAGGTGCTCGGCGTCATCGAGCTGGCGTCGTTCAGCCGCTTCTCCGACGTGCACCTGGCCTTCTTCGACCAGTTCGTCGACACCATCGGCGTCGCGATCAACACCATCATCGCCAACTCGCGTACGGAGGCGCTGCTCAGCGAGTCGCAGCGGCTGACGACCCAGCTCCAGGACCGCTCCAAGGAACTGCAGAGGCAGCAGGCCGAGTTGCAACGCTCCAACGAGCAGCTCGCGGAGAAGGCGGCACTGCTGTCGTCCGCCTCGCAGTACAAGTCGGAATTCCTGGCGAACATGTCGCACGAGCTGCGCTCCCCGCTGAGCTCACTGCTCATCTACGCCCGGCTGCTGTCGGACAACGCCGAGGGCCGCCTCTCCGCGGAAGAGGAGCAGTTCGCGCACAACATCTACTGGTCGGGATCCGATCTGCTGCAGCTGATCAACGACATCCTCGACCTGTCGAAGGTCGAGGCCGGCCGGATGGACATCCGGCCGAAGTACCTTCCGCTGGCCAGGCTGCTCGACTACGTGAACACCACGTTCCGGCCCATCGCCACGGAGCACGGGCTCGACTTCGACATCGAGGTATCCGAGGACGCGCCTCACGATCTCTACTCCGACGGGCAGCGGCTCCAGCAGATCCTGCGTAACCTGCTCTCCAACGCGTTCAAGTTCACCTCCGAAGGCCATGTCAAACTGCGCCTGGAACGAGGCGCCGACATCGACGACGAGTCTCTGGGCTCGGCCGAGGACGTCATCGCCTTCACCGTCGAGGACACCGGCATCGGCATCCCGCCCGAGAAACTCACCACCATCTTCGAGGCGTTCGAGCAGGTGCACGGGCCCGGCGGGCACACCAGCGGCACCGGTCTCGGCCTGTCCATCAGCCGCGAGCTCGCCGGTCTGCTCGGCGGCAAGATCGTGGTCGAGAGCGGGCTCGGCCGCGGCAGCAAGTTCACGTTGTACGTGCCCGTGGTCCCCCCACTCCGGGACGATCTGGGCGAACAGCCTCCGGACCAGACAGAGGCGGCGACGTTCGCACCCACGCAGACGAAGCCCGTCCCCGAGGAGCTCACGCCCGACCGTACGGCGCTGCCGGACCGAACGGACGAGCGGCAGAGCGGCCCCGCGACGGACGTACTGTCGGGCGCCGAGGTCCTCATCGTCGACGACGATGTGCGCCTGGTCACGGCACTCACCCACGTCCTCGGACGGGCGGGGATGTCGGTGCTGCACGCCTCGAACGGCGAGGAGGGCATCGAGGCACTCGCCCGCCACCCGCAGGTGTCGCTCGTCCTGATGGACATCATGATGCCTGTCATGGACGGCTACGAGGCCATGCGGACGATCCGTAGCGATCCCCGTCACGCCGATCTCCCGATCATCGCGCTCACCGCCAAGGTCATCGCCGGGGAGCGGGAGAGGGCGATCGCCGCCGGCGCCAACGAGTACGTGCATAAACCGGCCGATGTGAACCTGCTGCTCAGTGTCGCCCGTGACCTGCTGGATACGGACGGCACCGAACGGTAG